TTCCTGTTCCCGCTTCCCCGATTAAAACGGGGTTGTTTTTAGTCCGGCGGGAGAGTACCTGCATCACCCGGCGAATTTCTTCATGTCGGCCGATAACCGGATCCAGTTTATCCTGCCGGGCAAGATCCGTAAAATTAACTGTATATTTTTCAATGACCCGAAATTTTTCTTCCGGATTAAGAGTATCAACCCGCTGGCTTCCTCTGACTTGAGAGATAATTTTCAGCACTTTTTCGTGAGTCACTCCCTGGGTTTCCAAAGTATGTTGGGCACTGGAAGGAACTGATAAAACTCCCAGCAATAAATGTTCAGTGGAAACAAATTCATCTTTCATATTACCCATCTCCTGCTCGGCTTGTTCCAAAACTTGAGCCAGATAGGGAGTAATATACATCTGCCCTAAAGAACCATCAGCCATCTTGGGATATTTTTCAATCTCTTTCATAACTGATTTTTTGATTTCTTCCACATTAGCCTCAAGTTTGCGAAAAACCGTGGGAACAATTGAATCCTCTTGGGAAGCCAAAGCAAAGGCCAGATGAAAAATATCCACCTGCTGGTTTTTTTGTTTCATTGCCATTTCCTGGGCCCGCCGCAGCGCCTCCTGGCTTTTCATTGTAAATTTATTGATGTCCATGATTTCTCTACGAATATACGAATAGAAATAAGATATTTAGATTTACTTTCTCTCATCCAATGTCACTTTAACTTCTTTGGTTTCCCCTTTGTGCCAGACCTTAAGCGTAACAGTATCACCTACATTGTATTTGGCAATAAGATCGCCCAACTGGCTGTCTTGAGTAATTTTATTTCCGCCAATTTCCAAAATGATATCGTTTTCGATAATGCCGGCTTTATCAGCAGGAGAGTCCGGCACAACCGCCAAATCAGTCATCCTTTCGCCTCTTATCACCAGAACGCCGTAATCAAACGGCAAATTATTTTGTTCCTTGATGGCGTTATCAATAATCACGTAACGTACTCCCAGAAACGGGATTGATATTTCCCCTTTGCTTTCTACCTGTTCGATAACTTTTTTGACCTGATTGATGGGAAGAGCAAATCCGATATTTTCCGCTCCTTGAGCCATGGCAACGTTGACTCCAATGACATTGCCGCCGATATCAAGAAGAGGCCCGCCTGAATTCCCCGGATTAATCGCCGCGTCGGTCTGAATAATATTGGATAATTGTTCTGTTTGGCCGAAACTGGAACCGGCTGTGACGTTGCGCTTGAGCCCGGAAATAATTCCTTTGCTTACTGTGTTGGAAAATTCTCCCAGAGAATTTCCAATGGCGATTACCGTTTGTCCCACCCGAAGAGCGTCGGAATCACCTAATTTTAACACTGGAAAATTATTGCCTTCGATTTTGATGACTGCAATGTCTCTTACTGGATCCCGAGCAAGTACTTGAGCGGTATATTCTTTTCCATCATTAGTAACTACAGTGTAATCCGCTTGAGTATCTTCAACCACATGGCGATTAGTAACAATCATTCCGCCGGAAGAAGCAAAGAATCCGGAGCCGCCTCCGATTTTCTGTTTCTCCGTTTGCTGATCCCCCTGACCAGGAGCATTACCAAACGGATTAGAAAAGAAACGAAAATCAAAGCCAAAAGGATTTTCAAAAAGGTTGCGGAGTTTGGGCATATCCTTGGTTACGATGATACTTATTACTGCCGGTGAAGAATTTTCCACCGCCCGAATGACAGCCGAATCTTCCTCAATCAAACTTTGCTTTTCAATCTGCATTTTCTTTTCGGAAAGCCCAGGAAAAACTTTTCCCAGTTTTTCGGCGACGGAAAGAAATAGTAGATTAGACGCCCCGCCGGCCATGAAGCCAAACAGGGTGCCGAATATCACTGACACAAAAATGGAAAGCATCAAAATCCCGGCTATCAGCGATTTAGAAAGTTTTGCTTTGCCGGCCGACTCGGCTTCTTTCTTATTGCCAATATCAATTGTGTTCATAAAAATTTAAGACCTTACAAAACCGCCTCAGCTGAAGAGGAAATTTTGAAATATTATTTATGTTATTATTTATTTTATTTCTCGTCCTCAACGGAAATAGCATTTACCGGACAACTGCCTACTACTGTCTGGCAATCGCAGTCCTGGCAGTTCTCGGCGATCACATGCGATTTTCCGTTCTCCACCTTAAATGCTGATGGACACAGTGATTCACAAGTCCCGCATCCAACGCACAATTCCTGGTTAACTACTGGCTTGGGCATATTTTTTTAAATTCAAAATGCAAAAATCAAAGTTCAAAATTTTGGTATTCGCTATGCTCATAATTTACTTTTTATAAAACAGTCGTCGCAAAGCGACCCCTTAATTTTGCATTTTGCACTTTAAATTTTGATTTAAAATATTATTGATGCGTCTCCTTGAAAATTTTCTCTTACGTCTTTCTCAAATTCTCTCATTCCCGCGTCTTTGAATTCAACTAACAGTCGCTGGCTATCCCAGTAATAATCTTTCAAAGGAATCAGAATTCTCATTTTACCCATCTCTTCTCCCAACCAGTCAGCAAATGTCTTTTTTCTTGCAAATATTTGTCTGATTTTGACGAGTTCTTCGCCATTCTCGACTTTTCTGTTCTCTACCTCAACGATATGGTAGCCCAAGCTGCTTTCAATAATATCACTCCTTTTCCCTTTCTGAAGGGAAAATATTAAGTCAGCCAGCTCGGGAATCAATTGATTTTTTCTAAACCATCCTAATTCCCCTCCTTCTCCGGCCGTCAAGCCCTGCGAGTAACTATTTGCCACTTCGGCAAAATCCTTTTTTTCGGAAAGTAAATCGGCTGCTTTTTCAATTTTTTCCCTGGCTTCCCGGCTAAACTCTTCTTTTTTTTGCGAAAGGACCATTTTTTCCAGCTCCTCGCGGTACATAGCCGGCTTT
The window above is part of the Candidatus Moraniibacteriota bacterium genome. Proteins encoded here:
- a CDS encoding ferredoxin, yielding MPKPVVNQELCVGCGTCESLCPSAFKVENGKSHVIAENCQDCDCQTVVGSCPVNAISVEDEK
- a CDS encoding trypsin-like peptidase domain-containing protein, which gives rise to MNTIDIGNKKEAESAGKAKLSKSLIAGILMLSIFVSVIFGTLFGFMAGGASNLLFLSVAEKLGKVFPGLSEKKMQIEKQSLIEEDSAVIRAVENSSPAVISIIVTKDMPKLRNLFENPFGFDFRFFSNPFGNAPGQGDQQTEKQKIGGGSGFFASSGGMIVTNRHVVEDTQADYTVVTNDGKEYTAQVLARDPVRDIAVIKIEGNNFPVLKLGDSDALRVGQTVIAIGNSLGEFSNTVSKGIISGLKRNVTAGSSFGQTEQLSNIIQTDAAINPGNSGGPLLDIGGNVIGVNVAMAQGAENIGFALPINQVKKVIEQVESKGEISIPFLGVRYVIIDNAIKEQNNLPFDYGVLVIRGERMTDLAVVPDSPADKAGIIENDIILEIGGNKITQDSQLGDLIAKYNVGDTVTLKVWHKGETKEVKVTLDERK
- a CDS encoding peptidylprolyl isomerase, which encodes MATKENKTDENKKADKKLKISTVFYALIIAIAAYFVLIGILIYGFGTSNKLTKFTAKYVPYPAAVVNQKNFITIDALRSNLQSIKSFYENQDFSSIGMRVDFSTEDGKKRLQIRERGLLNKMIEDEAIEILARRNGIIITAEAADQNVERKLEEYGNKEEVENRLSRLYGWTLSDFKEKIVKPAMYREELEKMVLSQKKEEFSREAREKIEKAADLLSEKKDFAEVANSYSQGLTAGEGGELGWFRKNQLIPELADLIFSLQKGKRSDIIESSLGYHIVEVENRKVENGEELVKIRQIFARKKTFADWLGEEMGKMRILIPLKDYYWDSQRLLVEFKDAGMREFEKDVRENFQGDASIIF